The genomic region CATTAAAAACCTGCAGCTTGGTACACGAAGTTGTAAGAGGGACGAACATTACAGAGGTCTATTTGCTTATTTCAGAAAAGACGATTTCGAACAACTCTATGTCCTTAAACGGGACGGAGAGATCATGTCAGACATTGGAAAGGTGATCTCTGAGCTGAGATGTCCCGATGAAGAGAGACTACTTTCTGTGACCCACGAAGACAAAAGATTAATTTACGCCGGATTAAAAACCTTAGAAACGCGATTCAAAACAGATTATCAGCGTAATGTTGAATTAGAGTCCAAAAAGGATCCAGTCATCCAAAAAGTCGTGCAAAGACTCGCACAGCTGAGAAAGGAACTACAGAATGAAGAAGACTCAGCACTGATAGACGAAATAAGCAGCGTATTGAACAGGGGTATTCCTGATAGGGCGCTAAAGGAGCTGAGACGGCTTGAAAGGACGAAAGTCAAGGGGAAAGAGTATCTACAAGGCCTTGTGGACGTATATAATCGGTATAGAATGGGGGATTTAAAAGCCGAGGAAGTGGTAAAGAAAGAATATAAACCTATTGAATTAGTCTGCTGCGAAGTGTTAAAATAAAGGCATAATTTGCAAAAAGGAGATGAGAAATAACCCCCTGCTCGGTCTGCATCGTTCACACGCTCACGCACCTAGGAATGAACGCCTGAACCGACCCGGAAACGGCGAACCAGCACTGAAACAAAGCTTGATACGGGTAGTTGCATCGCTCACGCATCTGCGCTGCAGAACCTGGGCTAACGCTGGAAAATGGCACAATCTTATATATGCTAGTACCATGAATAGTACATATATAGTAACGTACCATGAGTGATGGAAATGGGTGAACTGATAGCTATGGATAAAAGTGGGCGGATCATCATTCCCGCGAAGATCAGGCAGAGATACAGGACGAATAAATTCGAGATCCGTATCGATGACGATAAGATCGAATTACGTCCGGTAAAGCCGTTAGAATCGCTATTTGGCGCGCTTCCTGAACTCGATCTCGCAACGATACGCAAAGAGCATGCCGACGAGGTGGACGATGAGCACTTCTAGCTCTAGCATCCTGGTCGATAGCTTTGCATGGCTCGAGATCCTCCAGGGCTCTGAAAGAGGCAGGGCTGCTTTGAACCTCATAAGGCAGAGTGAAAAGGTGTTTATCTCGGTTTTAAATCTCTATGAGCTGCGATATCGGATAGAACAGCTCAAAGATGAGCAAACCGCAAATGAGTTCCTCAAAACTATTCAAGTTCATGCGAAAACGATCAATGTCGACGACGAGATCGCACTACAAGGCGCTCAGCTCAAATTAAAGTACGGGTTAGGCGCGATTGACTCACTCCTGCTTGCAACTGCACGAGTTCACAATCTGAAGCTCCTAACCGGCGATAAGCATTTCGAAACGATGCCTGATGCGATACTGATATGAATATGAGTGCCGTTATCTTCTTTTAGGTTGGTGGTGTACTGTAGTATAGAGTAGTGTAGAGTAAAGTAGAGAGGTGAAGCTTTTCATGAGTATGATACGAGATTTAATCCTGAAGAACAGGAGCTATCGCCGCTTTTATCAGGACGCGACCATCGACCTCCAGACCCTGCGCGAGCTCGTTGATCTCGCACGACACTCCGCATCGGGCGGCAATATGCAACCGCTCAAGTATATTCTCTCCTGCGATCCCGCAAAGAACGCACTGATCTTCCCGCACCTCGTCTGGGCCGGGTATCTCAAAGACTGGCCCGGGCCCTTGGAAGGTGAGCGGCCTGCGGCGTATATCATCATCCTCTGGGACAAAGAGCTCGCAAAACACGCTATCGGTTGTGACCACGGCATAGCAGCGCAGAGTATTCTCCTCGGTGCCACGGAACGAGGATTAGGCGGGTGCATGATCGGGTCGATCGACCGGTACGGACTCGGAAAAGACCTCGAGATCCCGCGCCGCTTCGAGATCCTTCTTGTCATCGCGCTTGGCAAGCCCAAAGAAACCGTCGTCCTCGAGACCGTCGGGCCGGCCGGAAGTATCGAGTACTGGCGGGATAACGAAGGGGTACACCACGTGCCCAAGCGACCGCTCGATGAGATCATCATCGCTCAGTAAGGTACGAGAAAGAAGAAAGATAGATCAAGATAGACCAGACCGTGTGTGTATCTGAGCGGCTGGAGTGCTCGTAACTTATACGACTAAAAACGGCTACGGAAGACGCGGCTCGTGGACGTACAGTACAACTCAAAGCAGATCAAAATCCTCAATCGAATCAACTGGATCGGAACCATACCTTATATATACTTATGGCGCGAACCTATAGTGATAGATAGTGTAACCATGAAAAAACTGATAGTACGCAGTCAAAGAACCACTTCGGGCACGATACACCACTTGCGGGTCGAGGGCGTGCAGGATATAAACGACGTCCGAACGATTTATAACGAACTCCCGGGCGCCCGCGAAAAAGTTCACTATAACACTAAATTCTATCAGGGGACGTTGGAACTGATCGTCGGGAACGTCGACATCAATCAACTGTTAGCAACGTGCGGCTATGAAAAAGTTAAAAATTACATCATGGTATGACGAGAAATGAGCGGCTCGTACTCGTAGTAAACCGGGCAATCGACTTATCTATCAGGGCGGATAGTATCTATCGTAACGAGCACGAAGAAGCGGTTATTATGGCGAAGCTGCTCCTCCAGTTTTTAAAGCTTTATATAGTAAAAAGTTATAATATTAATCGCCCATGCCAGTGCACGTCTAAAAACCCCACACATCTTCCCCTTCACGCACGATACCGATCGATCACCTCGTCTAAATCTAAAAATACGGCTACAGCATCACCAATACAGTACAGAGAACTCAGGATACATACATACGGCAAATCACCTGCATTCATCATCTGCATTTTCATTCAATACTGGCTGGCGATTGCGGCATGGGCAATACCTGTGAATTGGTGGTTACCACGACCTCAACCTTTAAATGACTGCAAGAACTAATCAGAACGTTAGTGAGCACAAATGAATCTACAAGATTGTATTACGTTTGCCAACGAGAATCCTGTGGCGAGTGTAGCAACGATTGAAGGCGATCAGCCACGCGTACGGCTGTTCGCGATGTGGTTCGCGGATAAAACTGGGTTTTACTTCCATACTGGTACGATAAAGTCTATCTACAAGCAGTTACAGCGCAATCCGAAGGTGGAGCTCTGCTTTTACAATCCGGGAGACGCACTGGGAGGCGGTAAAATGCTGCGAGCGTCCGGCGTGGTGGATTTTGTCGATGATACCGCACTCAAAGAGCGTTTGTTTGAAGAGCGCCCCTTCCTCAAGGCCATCGCGGCAAGCCTGCCGAGCGATCACTCGGTGGTTATCTTCCGCGTGCATAAGGGCGCAGCGTGGTTCTGGACAATGGAGATCAACACGCGCGAGTCAGAAGCCGAACGAATACCGTTCTGAATCGGGATCGAGTGAACGAGGGCAGCGAGCGAAGGTTCGTGTGCTAAAACCTTCTTATCCAATACCACCGAATGTGAAATGAAGCTATGTATACGTTGCTCAAGCAACTGGGCATCGAAGCGGAAGAAAAGGGCAAGCAAGAGCTCGAAGGGCCTGCGAAAGCGATCAAAACCGCGTTCTACAGAGTGTTAGCGCCCATTGTCTTCAATATTCAAACAGAAACGGAATGCTATTGCTACATATTTCAGAAGGACGGCTCCGTCACCCTTCTCACGGAATTGGATGACAAACCGGACGTTACACTCATCGGCCCCTATGAAGAAGTGCTCTATCTGTTACAGACGCGCGATAAAGAGCGATTTGAAATGGCGCAACGCACGCGGACAATAAAGATCGACACCAACACGTTTCAAGGTTCGCTGGCCGTTACGAAGCTCCGAGAAATGTTCTTATAATCCACGAGGCGGGAGGTTAGGGGAGAAATAAGAATGAGTGAAATCGCGGTACTTATTACCGATTTGTTTGGAGATGTGGAGTACACGAAGCCCGCCGCAGCATTCAGAAAGGCAGGGCACGATCTGATCCATATCGGCATAAACGCGGGACAAACGGTCAGGGGTAAGAAAGCGGGAACGCCCGTTAAAATTGACCGAGCAGTCAAAGACATCTCCGTCGACGAGTTCGACGCACTCCTGATCCCAGGCGGGTATTCACCCGATAAGTTGCGCGTTGATTCGGATGCGGTAAATTTCGTTAAAACCTTCGTCGAAAGCAATAAGCCCGTATTCAGCATCTACCATGCGCCACAGCTCCTTATCACCGCGCAGGTTCTCGCCGGGCTAAAATAACGGGTTGGAAGTCCATCATCCAGGATATCAAAAACGCGGGCGCGGAATACATCGATCATGAGGTCGTCGAGGACGGCAATCTCATATCGAGCCGTCAGCCAGGCGATCTCCCCGCGTTTATCGCCGCCTCGCTCGCGAAATTGAAATAACGGGCTGCGGTGCGGTCATTTCATTCTCGATAGATACGCTCCCTGTTGTGATTCGCACGCGGCGCGAAGCGAAGCTTACAAGAAGCGATAGTGCTTGCTAACTAAAACCCGACGTGAATAGGGAACGAAAGACGGCTGTGAGAAGGGCGTTTCGTATACCGAATGGATTGCAATAATCGTCGTCGTCTTAGTGGTGAGCCCGCGTCTTTCTGTCCATTTATTTATATGTACAAAGACTATAATTTTGTTCAAGTGGTAGCGCGGAATGAGCGACTTTTATTGTAAAGGACGCGATTTCGCGTTGTATCACGAACTAAAACGAGAAAGGAAGGAATAAAAGGAGGTCATGTAAGGTATGGAATATAGTGGAGAAAGAAGGGGTTTCAGTGCCCCTATAAATGTTGGCGAGACCTACGACGTCACGATAGAGGACGTAGGTAGAGAAGGCGACGGTATCACCCGAGTAGAGGGTTTTGTGGTTTTTGTACCCAACAGCCAGAAAGGGGATAACGTGAAAATCCGCATAACGAAAGTATCGAGGAGAGTTGGATTTGGGGAAGTAGTTACGGAATAAAAGATCGTTACGCTTCTAACATAGAAAACGACTTACCAATGCTATAGCGTTACTGTTATAGCATTCCTCTTTTTTATTTTATCTGAGGATTTTGAAAAACCCCTAAAAATAGCAAAATACGACCAAAAAGTATATAAAGGATGGGGCGATATGAGAGGTAAATCAAAATCCTCATCTATCTATCGTATCGTCAACGCTTTGCTTTGTTCTGCAGCACTATCTTTAAGTACTCAGGCCGACTACCAAGTGTAAGGGTGATCTCATCGGTACTATGCCGCGAACCGTCCATTTTGTGCTCAATCAATGCGGACGGATGGACGAGCCGGTAAGGGCGGGCGATACGAGTTTATGCGAACGTATGTATTCGACCGGACAGTTACGAGCTGTCCATTACCACTACCCTGGCCACGAGCCCACCGTAAACGGAATCACCACAGTATTTGAGGGCAAACGCACATGAGCACCACATACGTGCTGACATCCCTGGTGGGGGTAATGATCATAGGGATCTTCGCACACATGCTTGGACGAGTCATAAAAATCCCGAGCATTGTCTTTTTGTTACTGGCAGGGATTGTGCTAGGCCCTGAAGTTACGGGACTGATAGAACCCGGCAGATTTGGCAGCGGTATCGACTTGCTCGTCGGATTCGCCGTGGCCATCATCGTTTTCGACGGCGGTCTGGACATTGATGTCCGCCAACTGCGGAAACTGCAGCACAGCATCTTGAATCTGGTCACAATTGGCGTTATCATCACTGTGGTCTTCACTACGGTCACTGCTTACTCCCTGCTCGGCATTCCGTTCAACATCGCCCTGCTGTTTGGCGCGTTCGTTTCCGCAACCGGTCCCACCGTAATTACGCCGATAATCAGGCAGATACGGGTGAATACGAAAGTGGCCAGCACGCTCCAGGCGGAGGCGGTACTGAATGACGGTACAAGTGTGATACTTGCTGCACTCGTCTTCGAGTGGATTGTCACCTCATTCACAGGCGTCAAAGCCCTTGAATTCCTGGCCATCCGGCTCTTGGACGGCGTTTTCTTCGGTGCACTCAGCGGGATTGTTCTCATTCTACTCCTACGTAACATACCACTGCTTACGGAGCAGTACGCCCGGTTGTTCACCATATCGATCCTTTTGGCCGGCTTTGTCATTGCCGAAAATATCGGAGCCCAATCGGGTGTGCTCGCAATGGCGCTCTTCGGCATACTGATCGGCTCATCTGATCTTCCGCATAAAGCGTCGATAAAGCATTTTAAGGAGGATCTATCGATTATTTTACTCTCTGTCATCTTCATTCTGCTCGCTACCATTATCGATTTCGACGCCATTCGCGCAATAGGGCGCAACGGGGTCCTTCTGGCGGTCTTGCTGCTCGTTATTATAAGGCCGGTGGCCGTGTTTACATCCACGCGGACGTCAGACCTGAAGCGCGGTGAGAAACTTTTCATCTCGGCAATGGGACCTCGGGGGGTCGTTCCAGCCTCAATGGCGGTCTATTTTGCCATTCGGCTGGGCGCGTTGGGGTTCGATTCCGAAGCGACCAGTCTGCTCGGCTTGGTGTTCATTACCATCATCATTACGGTACTCGCAACGGGAGTCTCCGCAAGCTTTATAGCAAGACGAACAGGAGTAATACCTATGG from Methanomicrobia archaeon harbors:
- a CDS encoding cation:proton antiporter — encoded protein: MSTTYVLTSLVGVMIIGIFAHMLGRVIKIPSIVFLLLAGIVLGPEVTGLIEPGRFGSGIDLLVGFAVAIIVFDGGLDIDVRQLRKLQHSILNLVTIGVIITVVFTTVTAYSLLGIPFNIALLFGAFVSATGPTVITPIIRQIRVNTKVASTLQAEAVLNDGTSVILAALVFEWIVTSFTGVKALEFLAIRLLDGVFFGALSGIVLILLLRNIPLLTEQYARLFTISILLAGFVIAENIGAQSGVLAMALFGILIGSSDLPHKASIKHFKEDLSIILLSVIFILLATIIDFDAIRAIGRNGVLLAVLLLVIIRPVAVFTSTRTSDLKRGEKLFISAMGPRGVVPASMAVYFAIRLGALGFDSEATSLLGLVFITIIITVLATGVSASFIARRTGVIPMEILIVGGGGVGRALADRFLIRGENVVIVDTDEANCNKALSMGIRAVHGNAEDVAILKKAGIEHAKYFVATTDQDNTNLLVCQVAKAKFGFTSENLVARVNEPENLRAFMDLGIRSISPITATATMLDGMVGHPDLFSMCEVTEEGDILEVEVSNKRVIGKAIKDIVLPRDTLIVLVRRDGKSLIAHGDTRLLDGDYATIIGKLGAVQEAANRLR
- a CDS encoding TRAM domain-containing protein, which codes for MEYSGERRGFSAPINVGETYDVTIEDVGREGDGITRVEGFVVFVPNSQKGDNVKIRITKVSRRVGFGEVVTE
- a CDS encoding pyridoxamine 5'-phosphate oxidase family protein; translation: MNLQDCITFANENPVASVATIEGDQPRVRLFAMWFADKTGFYFHTGTIKSIYKQLQRNPKVELCFYNPGDALGGGKMLRASGVVDFVDDTALKERLFEERPFLKAIAASLPSDHSVVIFRVHKGAAWFWTMEINTRESEAERIPF
- a CDS encoding type II toxin-antitoxin system VapC family toxin; translated protein: MSTSSSSILVDSFAWLEILQGSERGRAALNLIRQSEKVFISVLNLYELRYRIEQLKDEQTANEFLKTIQVHAKTINVDDEIALQGAQLKLKYGLGAIDSLLLATARVHNLKLLTGDKHFETMPDAILI
- a CDS encoding nitroreductase family protein, translated to MIRDLILKNRSYRRFYQDATIDLQTLRELVDLARHSASGGNMQPLKYILSCDPAKNALIFPHLVWAGYLKDWPGPLEGERPAAYIIILWDKELAKHAIGCDHGIAAQSILLGATERGLGGCMIGSIDRYGLGKDLEIPRRFEILLVIALGKPKETVVLETVGPAGSIEYWRDNEGVHHVPKRPLDEIIIAQ
- a CDS encoding AbrB/MazE/SpoVT family DNA-binding domain-containing protein gives rise to the protein MGELIAMDKSGRIIIPAKIRQRYRTNKFEIRIDDDKIELRPVKPLESLFGALPELDLATIRKEHADEVDDEHF